Genomic DNA from Setaria italica strain Yugu1 chromosome V, Setaria_italica_v2.0, whole genome shotgun sequence:
ATGTTGTGGTGGGAAGTTTTATTTCTATCCAACAGTCAATACAGTTCCAATCATACGGACACCCCACCGTCCAACACCAGCGCCCGGATCGGACGTCCAGGCGCTAGCAGCTccctttttttaatatataaaaGAGGGGAAACAGCCTAGGCTTCTGAAATTTCCATCACCGGATCACGCAAGCACAAGCATCAAATCCCGACAGAAACACCAACAAGTAAGACAGTGGGGATtgcttgggggggggggggggcgagtTCACTGACCGTGGGTGAGGGCGCGGAGgatggcggagcggcgggcgcggTAGTCCTTGAAGATGTCCTCGGCAGAGCGGGGAGGGTAGACGAcgtggccgcggccggcggcggcgtcccccatggagggtggcggcgaggctTCCTCTCGTGATCTCCGGCGAGGTGGtgggtgaggtggcggtggcggttcGCGGAAGAAGTCGAGTCACTGGTGCGGGGGCGAAGGTGAGGCGAGACGGTCAGATGGGATGGGCCGATGGGCGCATGGGGGCCAGAGCCGAGCCGATCTGGAGCGCCGGACACGCGAGGAAAGGTTGATAAAGAAATGGATTTTAATCCAGAAAATACTAGATTTTATGTCTAGGAATGGATTTATATATCTAAAAAATGCGTGCCTCGAAAtttatgaaattcactttgaATAAATTTATGCAACTGTAAAGAGATACCTTGAAAGTTTGAACTCGATTTGTAGCACAAGTTCTACTAGTCCTACTGTCCTAGAGATGAACATTTTCAGCCAAATACAAATCAcgcaaaagaaggaaaaaaaaaaagagcatacTATGACAATCATGCAACGCTGGCTGCACGAAATGCACGAATGCAGTTGGCTAAAGGATGCTCCGAGTCCGAGTAATTCACAGATTCTTACCAGATAGGATCATAGAAGTGATAAAGTATATATTGATTGTATCATTTGTTCATTTACAACAAATACAtgctcgcaaaaaaaaataacaatacACGATGTAAACAGTTGCCAATCAATTTATAATGACACAAGTGAGAAACAAATCGGTGACATCTTTCACTACCCTCCAAGTTCAATCCATCAGAACTGAACTGCCATTTATTGATCCACATCTCGATAATGATTACTTGGTGAAAAATAACTATGATCTTTTTTCTACAACATTGCACCCCTCGGATGCCTTCGACTGGTCCTCTGCTCTTCCATTTCATTCATCCAGTCAGAAAGCCGGAATATACCCTTCCACAATAGGTACAATCCAGCAGCGATAATCATCGATAGAAAAATAATCAGCAGCACTCTCAGCACGTAGGTCTTGACTTCCTGCAACATATAAATTTGTCATAAGGAGCACTTTTTTCCTCAATGAAAGCAGCACATTTGTATTGTATAGTACACACCTGGAATTTTGATACTTCAACCTCTTGTCCACGATCACGCCGCTTCCTGCGTTTGGGCACATTTGCAACTTCCATAGCGGGAATCTATAAGGAAAACACAGGAAATGAGCGAAAAAGCACCAATAGCTACAAATTTGATTGCTTGATGGCAAAAACATTGCAAAAAATGACAGAATTAAGATATAAAAGGTTCTGTATTTAAAGGTGTAGCATTTAGTACCTTGTTCTCCTGGGTTTTCCGGAGATGCAACTCGGAATCTTGCACCTTCACCTTCTTCTTGCAGTCTTCACCACAGGCAAGTAAGCCAGCTCCAAACTGACTTTTGGGCACTTCTTTTGGATCACGACCAGAATTGCGGTATTCCTTAAGGACATCTTGGCATATCCACTCTTGCTTCAGCGTGTTGCATGCACAACGGACATTGACCTTGATAGATAGAATGAGATACCATAGAGTGAGTATGATAAGTATGATTAAACAAATATAATTTAACCGCAGGTTCAAACTGTAAACAAACTTTGTGCTAAATAGAACTTCTCACTGGACTACAGTTCCAGCAGATAAGCATTGTAGCATCACAGATTAAGCACTTTGTACCAATTGACATTACTGCTAGTCGTTCCACACTAAACACTCTGAAAGTCTGAATATGTATGTTGAGAGACTCAAACCATACCTTTTTCATGCACTGATCAACCGATGGGCATGTACCAGGGTGACATACTTCTGAGCACAGATGGGAACAATTTGGTAGTTTCCTGTTCAAAAAATATGTTCAAATACTTGATACAATATAAACAAAGTTATGGAAATTTGTGTTCAAGATTAGTAACAACAGAGTAGTTCACCAACTTCAAAACAGAAATAGTAAGGAGCCAAGAAGAGATTTAGCGACTGACCTATGACATGGGCCGCCACACGACCTCACTTTAACCTGTTCTTTAGCTTTTAAGTTGTTAAAATACACACACTCGAAAGCATGTACCATAGCACCACAATGGCATGGTTTTTTAACAAGGACTTTGCAAGGTGGACAATCGCTCGGATGGCATCGCAAAGGGCAACGATGTGAACAAGAAGGCTCCCTAACCTGAAACAAAACATTAGAGTCAATATCCTGCACCAAGCTTAAAAGGCATACGGAAATGCAGTAGCTTCTTCACATTAAGCTTTGTAAAACAAACTAAAGTAATGTTGTTTTACATGAAAGAGAGTAACAAACCCTTTGACAAGGAAGGTTGCATTGTTCACAAGGCTCAGCAAGTGTGCTCTCTTTACTGACAGATGGTAGAGGATCTCCTTCAGGTTGATTCAATGGGACCTCTAACACATGGCAAGATTTCGTACAATAATGGTTGCCACAAAGAAGAGGATTCCCACATAAATTTTGACAGGGAAACGGCCTCCATTTGGAACAAGGCATCTGCAAGAAACAGAAATGAAGTGTGTGTTTTCTGTATTCTGGTTTGCAAGCAGTCATCTGTGTGCACCACACAACAGAGGAAAAGGGGGGGCAGTAATAAATCAACCAAAAGACTACAGTATTAACAAAAACTTACAGCGCGTTCTTGGCCAAGATGTTGCCCAAAGCATGGCACTACAACCACCTCTTTGCATGGTGGGCACAGTGTTCCAGGTGTACATTCTATGtgcttttccattttcttttttgttggTTTTAGTGTGAACTCGGGGTTTGGAGGAGAAATAGGGCCATGACACCTGTGTAGTATGTGAAAATTGTCAAGGCATCAGAGGAAGTGAAAGTACGAGCACCATTCAATGGCACATCCATTGTAGGTGAAAGTGAAACACATACCTTTCTTTACATATGTGGCCACAGGAAAGTTCTTCACCACAGGTCAGCTTGCAAGGTGGGCAGGCTCCATAGTGGCATTTGTGGGGCTAAGGGAAGGAATCAAATATCACATCAATTCTGAGAACCCATTTGTAACAGCAAAAGCACCCAAACCTACTATTACAATTATAAATTGCATACAAAGACAGTGCCAAACAACTGAAATAAAGATATCTAGACTTTATCACATGAAACCAATGTGTATATATTATGGTTATACCCGTAGAAGAAGACAGAAGATTACCCGACATTCAAGCTTGTGCCTGCAAAGGCGAGGTATGTTGCATTTCTTTGAGCATTTCTGTGGTTTCTGATTCTTTTCAGTCCCACAAGGAACCTGCAATAGAATTTGCTTATTAGTCTCGGTAATAAAACTTAGCAACAATGGTACAACTACTTAACACGATATACAGAAGTTGAAACAGGAGACACTTCTGAAGttttattcatttcctttttaatGAGTAATTTGTGTGCGATGGGCCTATAAAAAATTTTTAGCAAACAACCTTATCCAATGAAGCAGACAGCAGAAACATAAGTTATTCAAAGGAAATGAATGACAGAACTGAGAGTCTACCGAGTTCAACCTCAAAGCATGTTTTCCCACAGGCGCATGAAATGGTCTTCATCAGAGGACAAGGTGAACAAGCACCTCTGCCAAACAACAAGCTAGACGTTACTATCTGTCAGCACATATATGGCAGATTCGACATTTTGGCAAAGTGTGTTGTGCAAGTACATGGCTCAAAATGTAAATTGATTTGGGGTTCAGAAAGTACCTGTGGCATGGTGAAAGGCATTTATGGTTCCCACATCTGAGCTTCCTATCACAAGTCTACAAAAAGATATATCTTTCTTTTAGTGCATGATAGATCTAATACCATAgcaaaagggagaaaaaaaagatgcacCTCAGAGCAGGGTGGGCAATCGCCAGCACAGCAACGTCGTTTACAAGCATGGCGGCCACAGTTTCGCAAACGTTGGCATTTCCTTTCACATGTCAATTCTTGGTAGCATGGCACCTGATCAGTGCATCACATGAACAAGAGAGCTTAAGAACTTGCATCCGAGTACTTCACTAATTAATAGCATAGAAGTATCACGAGCTATAAAATTCAATATTAGAGGAATTGCTTGTTGCACAACATACTTGACCAATTTGAGGACAGTGGAAAATAAGAAGTCACTACTTAACTAACTGTTACTCTGTTAGGTCATTTGCATATAAAAGTGTAAAAAATAAAACTCTGCCATCCAAACGAATTTAAAGCACAGaggcatccaaacatccaattgTATTATGAGAACTGATGCTAGTAATGTCTCTAAGCACTATCACTTGATTTTTGTATTATGAGAACTGATGCTAGTAATGTCTCTAAATTGAGTTTTGCATTTTTTATGGTTTGATCCTTCACAAACATGCTGTATAAGATCAAGATACATACCTCCTTCTTCAGACCCCCACAACGGCAGGACTTTGTGATCACAAGCCGACAAGTCTCATCACAAGGACCACGATGGCAGCGCTCAGGGCACCTGTGTCGTCCGCAACCAAGCACCTTCTCGCAAGTAGACCCACATGTGGCAGCCTCTGCATCACACTCCAACTTCGGATAATCTTTCTTCCCACACGGGCAAGTGCGCCGACCTCGGAGTGGGCATTCCCCACACTTACCCCCATGGCACCCCCTCTCACACTTATGCTTCCTGCAATCTAACATCCCACCACACTCCCTCTTGCACTGGAAAACCCTTTCAGAGCACAATTTCTCCTCCATTGTCTCTCCACACTCACATTTGTGTTTCCCCCGCACTGCACACGGCGGGCAGGGCCCATCATGGCAATTCACCGGACACCGGTGGAGTCCACAGCTAAGACGTTTGTTACATTTCCCTGCACAAGAGTAACGCTGATGTGCGCAGCGTCGAGGCTCCCAGTGTGCCCCACAAAAGCACGGCGCATTTGGCACAACAGCCGGGCATGGTGGACACGGCCCTGGGTGGCACAGCAGTAGGCAGGTGTGTTCACAGCCGGAGTCGAGATTTGCATTGAGGCGGCGACCGCAAACATCGCCGCAGGAGTGGGGGAGGATCCAGGGGTCCGGAGCCGGGTCTGCAGTCTTGGAGCAGAAGCAGAGGTAGGAGGTGGGGGTCTGGGACTTGGGGTAGGCGAAGCGGCACTTGGGGCAGCCCCAGGTTGGGCACGGCACGGCAGCGCCGGAGGCTGACTGGTGGGCCCATGACTGGATGCAGGGGAGGTGGAGGATGGcaaagcaggaggaggagcatgACCAGACTGGATCGGAGGGGCGGATGGGGTCGAAGCAGATCAGGCACGGCGGCgatcggcggcgcgcggcggaggagaggaaAATGCCGACCTTCGAGAGGTCGgccccctcgccggcgaccgAGAGGTAGGCGGAGACGACGGAGGCGGTCGCCGAGTCGGAGGCCGTGAGATCAGCCTCATCCCCCGAGGAGGACGAGTAGGAGGAGGGATCGGAGTCAGAGACCGCGGTAGGgttcgccgccggtggcgcgggtgccggcgacggcgagggtgCTGGTGGGCGTGGGCGAGcagtggctgcggcggcggtggaggtgagGTTCGGTTTGCGGGAAGATgatccggccgcggcggcggtggggacgcGGTTTGTCTTGCGGGAAGAGGatccggccgcggcggcagcgtaGGAGGACGgcatggccggcggcgtggtcgTCGCCGgagacggtggtggcggcgagcgcgagatatgttttgtttttttttttttgagggggacGAGCGCGAGATATGTGAGCAGTGGCCTTTTTGCAGGTCGATCCAGTGATCCACGatattttccttctcttttttatAAATTGGGCCGGATGTTTTGTGCTTTCTTCATATACTTGGGCTTTGGGTTCATCTGGCTATGCCCCCCAAAAAAAACAGCAGGTCAACAGCCCACAGAAGTAGTCCTGGGCCGAGGTTTTGCAATTTGTTGTTTTGTTCCGTTCTGGGCTTAGTTGAATTCTTATCCATTTCCCTATACACAATTTGGTTTTCAGTTCTTCCCTTCTTGGCGAATGCTCGCAATTtgctttttttcaaaaaaaatctctGGTAATTTACATGATTTTAGTCCGAAAGTACGTTTCCAACTAAGCACAAACCGGAATATGTAGTCGTAGTGGAAACTGGAAACTAATACTTTTGAGCTTTAACCAACTGCACAAACAGCAAGAGTGGTCTTTGACTCTTTGATCAATTCAGCCGTCACTTTTATGGCATGATAGGAGACTAAGGAAAGAATTAGAGTTTTAAGCATTGTTTGAGACGAGATTTTTGTTTGGGTAATTCGGGCATTACTGCAGTGAAAAATCTTATACGGAGTacttggatctttagtccggactaaaattcatatcacatcgaatattggAAGACTAATTAGAGGATTAAACAGGAGCTAATTATAAAGCTAATTAcaatgagctaattataaaactaattacacagacggaggctaattcgcaagacgaatttattaaacctaattaatccatcattagcacatgtttattacagcatcatattatcaaataatggactaattagacttagaccccgtttggatcattggaattgaattccatcctaataatcataatttagacacaaattaattaagctaatataattatatgtggaatatagttgtatattatagttggtgatatgggagagatacttgtatactgcacttctactatagagaagcgagtctaagagcgtgctataagaattgaattccatctaataaccataatctatataatcaatttccatctcccaccccatgaatttaagataggcttatatctaaactttggaaagttgtggaatgacacattccaacataaattagcctactccattaaatagattccaattccttgaacccaaacggggccttaacaAATTTGTCTCGCCAATTAACACCCTGCAATTAactttataattaatctatgtttaatactcctaatatCTGAATATCCTATGtgagaaattttaggaggttctgGAACCAATCACCCCTAATATTCCCCTACTCCGGCGACTCTGCTCAAACAAACACCAGTTCTACTACCGTACTACGTACTTCGTAGGTCATATACTCCTAAACAATACGAACACTGACAGCTCAGTACTGGAGAGACAGCGACATGGTACAGGCGCACACCACACACGCCAACAGAAAACAAAAGGTCAGAGCCTTATCGCGACAGCTCGTGCTGACcaaagcagcggcggcggccgctttGGCGGGGGGAGGAGGTGCAAGCGAGCGCCAGGCCAGCTGCCACGCGCCGTTACGgctgctgcggcgccggcgcggcggcgttgcCGGCGTGCCCGTCCTTGCGGCAGCCGAAGTCGTGCACGGCGAGGTggatctcggcggcggcgaggaggaagtgAACGGCTTGCGCGGGGCGGAGCAGCGCCACCACCCCGCGCATCGTCTCCAGCCGCAGCGCGTCCGCCATCTCCAGCACGCGCTTCATCCCGTCCGCCTTCGTCTTCATCTCCCGCTCCATCGCATCCgcgtccaccccgccgccgccgccggcgagctccaaAATCTTCGCCGTCGCCAGCGCCTCCTGCACGCCCCTCTCATCAGCTCACTGAAGATCTTTTTTTCCGTAAAAAAATCACCGAAGAATCGATTTATTTGACTCACACCTGTGCGctcgcggcggcgtcctcgaTCTCGCGCTCTCTCTTGATGGTGCGGCGTTGCAGCTGGTCGGCGTCCTGGAGCTGCCCGGCGCTGAGGTCGCCGAGGTCGGCCTTGAGGCTGCCGCCGTTGAGGAAGGCGGGGAGCTGGTGCTCGAGCTGCATACCCGACTTGGTGTACAGCAGGTGGAGCGCGGCGGTGGGGCGCCAGCCGCCGCACCAGAGGAAGAGGTTCTCGGTGGTGGAGGTCCAGGACGGGGTGAACATGCGGAGCAGgtcaaccgccgccgccgcggccttggTGCGGTAGTAGTGCTCGTAGTGGCCCAGCACCCggtcggcgaggcggcggaggtcggCCTCCCGGGTGGGCGGGTCCGCGGACGCCGCggcgcggagcgcggcgaggtcgcGGGACTGCTCGGCGATCCAGGACTCGAAGAACCTGGAGAAGGACTCGTTGGAAGGCGACAACGACGGGATGCTGCCATTGCGGCCGCCGTGAGCTTGtggcgccggtggcggtggggtggtggtggacatGGCGGTCGTTGTGGTTGTGGGTGTGGTGGGTGTCAATGTCACGGTGGCTTCGGAGGTAACGATGGGAGGGGCCCATTTATAGAGGTGGCCCATGTCGGTCATTGCATTGGGCCCCAGTGTTCtcctttgcctttttttttcaaaattgatATATGTTTACGGACGCTTTTAATTCAAGTTAATTTTTCTTACAAAATATACTGTGCTAGCATATGTAGCACGAGGTTCTAGGAGAAATGTTTATGTGGTCGGCAACGTTCCATGTAAGCATGTGGAGGTGGGACCCAGGCAATCTTGAGCCGGGGCGTCCTAGCTTGGTGCATCGCCCTTGGGCCGTGGCCTCTTGATTATCTAATCCCGTTGTTCTTTTCTACGTATGTGTACTGTGTACAAGCCCCGTTTTCCTGgttattttatttgtaaatttTTCAACGTATGACTTTGGCATCTAGTGACTTTGCCCCTCCTTCCATGATAAAACTTTGGTAACCAATGTTCTTGCATGAAGTTTCAAAAATAGCTCGGCGAGACTGGTCTTGAAAACTAAATCACCAGAGGTTAAATAGTACATCTCGGTAATCAAGTCTGGTGTCAAGAACGACAATTTCCTTTTCGAACAAGGAGGCTAAAACTAAGCAAATGGAACATTGTGTTTGCAGGAACATTGTGTTTGAGTGCAAGTAACTAGTCATGAAAAAAATGGCCATACctaccatgaaaaaaaaatggctaAACTAACGGTAATGCTTCCGTGAGAACGTCCGATCTAGTTAAAAAATATCGGACACCAGTCAACGGGTTAGACTCTTTGTCTCTCCTGCATCCTTATCCTCTGCCCCTCCTCCTTCGACCACCTATTCAGCCattcccctcccttctctctttctctctctcgccTCCACACATAAAAACTCTCTCTCTAGCATGCGCACGAGCTCAAACCTGAGCTCTGGTGGTGTGGCCCCTCCGTCGCGGCGTCGCGCATGGTCCTCCTTCGAGCGAGGTCGGTTGTAGCTCAGCCCTTCCCAGTATGAAGCTGTCGATAGCGCGGCAACTGTCCATGTGTGAGGGTCCTAGAGCTCGTCCATGGCATCAATGGCATCTCCATGATTCCACAGTGGTGATGGCCTGCCCCGACGAGGATCTTTTCTATGGCATTGAGTTCCTCTATGATGAGCACGACCTTATTGTGGGCAAACTACTACATGGCAACTGGTGAGTGCAGAGGCGCGCGATTTGGAGCCGTCGGTGCTCCGTTCCAGCAAGGAGGCCATCACGTCTCGATTCATTGGTAGGCATGTTGCGGGTATTTATTGAAATTGTTTcaaaaacatttttttcatgttgcagccttgcaggtgtTTTTCACCTAATCTTTTACAGAAATGTGTAATGTTGCAATAGTTCgtttgatttgttgtgagataCCTTTGAAAATGTTGCAATCACTTGATTTACTTGTACATTTACTTTAGATGTCtatgtatcttttttttaatcatctcccgattatctttttttttagttCGCACCGCTCTTTCTCTCTAAATTGCATCAAAGAAAATAGAGAGAGAGCAGATGGATCCTATCCCCTATGATAAATTTCATCTTTTTACGGCAAATAAAATGCCTTCTCGATCATGGTCCCCAGCGGCAACTCCCCCGAACCATATGTAAGCAGCCTCGTACGGCTCTTCCTAAGAAGGTCGAAGCCCCTCTCTACATAAAGAAAGGGGTCCATGTAGCTGCTGCGCCCGCCCACTGAGCAGCAGGTTCGATCCTGGCCGGGGATCCCGGTATACTGTACTAATATGTGTAGGTCCCTATAATTTGAGTGAAATTGTCATGACGTAAAAGGCATAACATGATCGCAGACATTGTCTGCTTGCAGATAACTTCACTAAATTTATATAAATAGTTCTCTCTCTGTTAGGATCTTCCTTTGGGACCAATGGTATTGGACATACAATCAGGTACACTGCATGACATCGCAACAATAAAAATAGGAACTCT
This window encodes:
- the LOC101771637 gene encoding NF-X1-type zinc finger protein NFXL2; its protein translation is MPSSYAAAAAGSSSRKTNRVPTAAAAGSSSRKPNLTSTAAAATARPRPPAPSPSPAPAPPAANPTAVSDSDPSSYSSSSGDEADLTASDSATASVVSAYLSVAGEGADLSKVGIFLSSAARRRSPPCLICFDPIRPSDPVWSCSSSCFAILHLPCIQSWAHQSASGAAVPCPTWGCPKCRFAYPKSQTPTSYLCFCSKTADPAPDPWILPHSCGDVCGRRLNANLDSGCEHTCLLLCHPGPCPPCPAVVPNAPCFCGAHWEPRRCAHQRYSCAGKCNKRLSCGLHRCPVNCHDGPCPPCAVRGKHKCECGETMEEKLCSERVFQCKRECGGMLDCRKHKCERGCHGGKCGECPLRGRRTCPCGKKDYPKLECDAEAATCGSTCEKVLGCGRHRCPERCHRGPCDETCRLVITKSCRCGGLKKEVPCYQELTCERKCQRLRNCGRHACKRRCCAGDCPPCSETCDRKLRCGNHKCLSPCHRGACSPCPLMKTISCACGKTCFEVPCGTEKNQKPQKCSKKCNIPRLCRHKLECRPHKCHYGACPPCKLTCGEELSCGHICKERCHGPISPPNPEFTLKPTKKKMEKHIECTPGTLCPPCKEVVVVPCFGQHLGQERAMPCSKWRPFPCQNLCGNPLLCGNHYCTKSCHVLEVPLNQPEGDPLPSVSKESTLAEPCEQCNLPCQRVREPSCSHRCPLRCHPSDCPPCKVLVKKPCHCGAMVHAFECVYFNNLKAKEQVKVRSCGGPCHRKLPNCSHLCSEVCHPGTCPSVDQCMKKVNVRCACNTLKQEWICQDVLKEYRNSGRDPKEVPKSQFGAGLLACGEDCKKKVKVQDSELHLRKTQENKIPAMEVANVPKRRKRRDRGQEVEVSKFQEVKTYVLRVLLIIFLSMIIAAGLYLLWKGIFRLSDWMNEMEEQRTSRRHPRGAML
- the LOC101772040 gene encoding protein DOG1-like 2; the protein is MTDMGHLYKWAPPIVTSEATVTLTPTTPTTTTTAMSTTTPPPPAPQAHGGRNGSIPSLSPSNESFSRFFESWIAEQSRDLAALRAAASADPPTREADLRRLADRVLGHYEHYYRTKAAAAAVDLLRMFTPSWTSTTENLFLWCGGWRPTAALHLLYTKSGMQLEHQLPAFLNGGSLKADLGDLSAGQLQDADQLQRRTIKREREIEDAAASAQEALATAKILELAGGGGGVDADAMEREMKTKADGMKRVLEMADALRLETMRGVVALLRPAQAVHFLLAAAEIHLAVHDFGCRKDGHAGNAAAPAPQQP